The following are encoded together in the Astyanax mexicanus isolate ESR-SI-001 chromosome 8, AstMex3_surface, whole genome shotgun sequence genome:
- the LOC125804011 gene encoding uncharacterized protein LOC125804011, whose translation MASPTKQPKIETETLSGFIHQVSPIKFSATSSEFFNAVIQTDREEFHDAVVFSPGKRQRFLQAQQNGTPLRLTNVRKTLSLKGTSDYDVLLNYKTDVTVTTVPFAARHPPADEKTTLREVSAMPAGKTVSLVECKVFSVSPSSSTVKVRGTDREVRSCRISDGTAELQLQLWEKHIEKVQNLKSYAFSRLSTRVFNGKVQLTTTLATECTVVADLPVSEASGSSEDAQLMSVAGAILALEIRATMKCPQCGSRQDTFKDSTKFHRCQNCRMMQKGNMFLRLLSGTIKVAGQQERHTLSVSNRALEAYIKRYNLQSLLNVEEIEEHFLEQSQISVSFDNELRVIELLQPDTEALCAAEEEATAGEFSSAE comes from the exons ATGGCAAGTCCGACAAAACAGCCCAAGATCGAGACTGAGACGCTATCTGGATTCATCCACCAGGTTTCCCCGATTAAATTTTCTGCAACCAGCTCCGAGTTCTTTAATGCAGTGATCCAGACCGACCGGGAGGAATTCCACGACGCCGTCGTATTCAGCCCGGGTAAAAGGCAGAGGTTTCTGCAAGCGCAACAGAACGGGACCCCTTTGCGCTTAACAAACGTCAGGAAAACCCTAA GTTTGAAGGGAACATCGGACTACGACGTCCTGCTAAACTACAAAACAGACGTGACGGTGACCACTGTGCCGTTCGCCGCAAGACATCCCCCCGCGGATGAAAAAACAACCCTGCGTGAAGTTAGTGCGATGCCTGCTGGGAAAACG GTCAGCCTAGTTGAATGCAAGGTGTTCAGTGTCAGCCCATCCTCTTCTACAGTGAAGGTACGAGGTACAGACCGGGAGGTGAGGAGCTGCCGCATTTCGGACGGCACAGCGGAACTTCAGCTGCAGCTCTGGGAGAAGCATATTGAGAAGGTACAGAATTTGAAGTCCTACGCCTTCTCTCGCCTGTCTACGCGGGTCTTCAACGGGAAAGTCCAACTCACCACCACATTAGCCACTGAGTGCACAGTTGTGGCAGACCTTCCGGTGTCCGAGGCGTCCGGTAGCTCCGAGGATGCCCAGCTGATGTCAGTAGCTGGAGCTATTCTAGCACTGGAAATCAGAGCTACCATGAAGTGCCCACAGTGCGGCAGTAGACAGGACACTTTTAAAGACTCTACCAAGTTCCACCGGTGTCAGAACTGCCGCATGATGCAGAAGGGGAATATGTTTCTCAGGCTGCTCTCGGGAACAATTAAGGTCGCAGGGCAGCAGGAGCGGCATACGCTGTCTGTCAGCAATCGGGCACTGGAAGCTTATATCAAGCGCTACAACCTCCAGAGCTTGCTAAACGTAGAGGAAATCGAGGAGCACTTCCTTGAACAATCTCAGATCTCAGTGTCGTTTGACAATGAGCTTCGGGTGATTGAGTTGCTACAGCCTGACACAGAGGCTCTCTGCGCAGCAGAGGAAGAGGCCACGGCCGGTGAGTTTAGCAGCGCGGAGTAA